A genomic window from Methanobrevibacter sp. TLL-48-HuF1 includes:
- a CDS encoding ferritin family protein, translating into MIKYEHKIGSTVGTGVEKEVQNNFNGETQEVGMYLAMSRQASRSGYGELAEVFKRLAWEEAEHAARFCEMNGIIKDDLKANIEMMLEGEKMANAEKREASEKAASENLEDATDFFKESSKDEGRHYKILEGILERYF; encoded by the coding sequence ATGATTAAATACGAACATAAAATAGGTAGTACTGTTGGTACTGGAGTAGAAAAAGAAGTGCAAAACAATTTCAACGGAGAAACCCAAGAAGTAGGTATGTACTTAGCTATGTCTAGACAAGCATCAAGGTCTGGTTATGGGGAATTAGCTGAAGTATTCAAAAGATTAGCTTGGGAAGAAGCAGAACACGCAGCAAGATTCTGTGAAATGAACGGAATCATTAAAGATGATCTCAAAGCTAACATTGAAATGATGTTAGAAGGAGAAAAAATGGCTAATGCTGAAAAAAGAGAAGCTTCTGAAAAAGCAGCTAGTGAAAACCTTGAAGACGCTACTGACTTCTTCAAAGAAAGTTCCAAAGATGAAGGACGTCACTACAAAATCTTAGAAGGAATTTTAGAAAGATACTTCTAA